The genomic stretch AGTTTTTATAAATGCTTCCATCACCTGCTTGCCGCCGGCAAGCGTGAAGTCGCCGCTTTGCGACGCGATGATCTTGAATTTGGGATCGCTCTTGATCACTTCGATCAAGCCCGAATGCCGGTCGTTGGCAGGCGCCGAGCCGACCGTTCCCTGAAGTTCAGCGATGTTAACGGGGCCTTGATCGTTTTTATAGTGATCTGCAAGCCAATGGCCACCACGGCGCCCCTCTTCCATGAAGTCGGAACCGATCATCGTGACGTATAGCGAGGTGTCTTTCACGTCGATGTTGCGGTCGGTCAGGATCACCGGAATCTTCGCGGCTTTGGCCTCACGCAGCACGGGCTCCCAACCGGATTCGACGACCGGCGAGAACGCGATCACGTCGACCTTCTGCGCGATGTAGGAACGGATCGCCTTGATCTGGTTTTCCTGCTTTTGCTGGGCGTCCGAGAATTTGAGCTTGATCTTCGCGTCCGTGGCCGCGGACTTCACCGACTCGGTGTTGGCGGTTCGCCATGCGCTTTCAGCGCCGACTTGCGCGAAACCGAGCGTGATCTGTTTGTCTTGCGCGTAAGCGCCCGGCGTTGTCAGCGTCAGCGCACCGATGCTCGCGCAAATCGCGAGAGCGCCCAACGCACGACATGCGGCGCGTCGTGTATTCGCCATGACTGTCTCCTGATCGTTGTTGTGTAGGCGATCCATCGAACCGCCCGCCGTTCCGGCATGTCTCGGAGCGTGGATCGTGCTGTAGCGTAGTGTCTGACGCGTTAACCGTCCAATCATATGATTTGCGTTGGCGATACCAATTTCGGTATAGCGGACGGTATCGGCCGTGGCGCCGACATAAGAGTGGCCGCCGTTGTCACGAGAGTAGCGCCGGCCAGGAACCCGCGCCCTCCACATGCTTTTTATGCGCTTAAGTGCTCGACGACCGATTCGTCTAACGGTTCGCCGTGCGCGGCGTCACCCAACGGAATGTCAGATTGATTCGCTCACCGGCGACGCCCGGTTCTTTCGGCACCCGGTGCCGCCAGTCGGCCTGCGTGTTGCCCTTCATCACCAGCAGGCTGCCGCCCTTCAGCGAAAATGACTGAACCGTACCCGTACTGTTGTGCCGCAAATCGAAAGTGCGCGCCACACCCAGGCTGACCGAGGCGATGAGCG from Paraburkholderia sp. IMGN_8 encodes the following:
- a CDS encoding ABC transporter substrate-binding protein, which gives rise to MANTRRAACRALGALAICASIGALTLTTPGAYAQDKQITLGFAQVGAESAWRTANTESVKSAATDAKIKLKFSDAQQKQENQIKAIRSYIAQKVDVIAFSPVVESGWEPVLREAKAAKIPVILTDRNIDVKDTSLYVTMIGSDFMEEGRRGGHWLADHYKNDQGPVNIAELQGTVGSAPANDRHSGLIEVIKSDPKFKIIASQSGDFTLAGGKQVMEAFIKTYGNKINVVYAHNDDMALGAIQAMEEAGMHPGKDITVVSFDATKGGFQAMAAGKMNVDVECSPLLGPQLMSAVKDVMAGKPLPKRILTEETVFPMSVAAQTLPTRKY